In Cotesia glomerata isolate CgM1 linkage group LG3, MPM_Cglom_v2.3, whole genome shotgun sequence, one genomic interval encodes:
- the LOC123260892 gene encoding DNA primase small subunit, with protein sequence MFTILAAKSLTKKSYFRELLVELLYDILKIKKIKMDNITDLLKVYYSRLFPLDEYYKWLSYGDADLFKLREFSFTLEGDIYIRYQAFNDQNDLGKALVSMFPVKIDIGAVFNIFPGEKSGSKKLEAMERELVFDIDLTDYDEVRTCCSEANICNKCWKYMSIACKILDVALRDDYGFEHILWVFSGRRGIHAWICDSVARSLDSSQRGAIAEYFQLIFGGAYSKRKVNLYKIHPSVRRALNIISPIFVPMCVEEQNMLGTEKNINKFLILLPDDDTRKEVKSLFDRYTTSLDRWNAFLSYHEQTKGKGTKWRQHKNFIDEIMIEYCYPRLDINVTKGLNHLLKSPFCVHPKTGKISVPFNPKAVDKFDPITVPTIHKVIEEINAYDNLDKTVEGDSSQAKRIKDYKKTSLNKPLHVFNEFLRKLELARTKENIAAVELMEF encoded by the exons ATGTTTACAATACTTGCCGCCAAATCTTTAACCAAAAAATCTTACTTTCGTGAATTACTTGTTGAATTActttatgatattttaaaaattaaaaaaataaaaatggataATATTACAGATCTTCTCAAAGTTTACTACTCAAGATTATTTCCTCTTGATGAATATTACAAATGGCTCAGCTACGGAGATG CGGATCTATTCAAGCTCAGAGAATTTTCATTTACCCTTGAAGGCGACATATATATCCGATATCAAGCCTTTAATGATCAGAATGATTTAGGAAAAGCATTAGTATCAATGTTTCCAGTGAAAATTGATATTGGCGCAgtctttaatatttt CCCAGGAGAAAAATCAGgatctaaaaaattagaagCTATGGAAAGAGAACTTGTTTTTGATATTGATTTAACAGATTATGATGAAGTGAGAACCTGCTGTTCAGAAGCAAATATCTGCAACAAATGCTGGAAATACATGTCAATTGCTTGTAAAATACTTGACGTTGCTCTTCGAg ATGACTATGGTTTTGAACATATATTGTGGGTATTTTCTGGTCGACGTGGTATTCATGCATGGATCTGTGACTCAGTAGCTCGTTCATTAGATTCTTCACAGAGAGGAGCTATTGCTGAGTACtttcaattgatttttggAGGTGCTTATTCTAAAAGAAAAGtcaatttatacaaaattcaCCCATCAGTTAGACGAGCACTAAACATTATTTCTCCTATTTTTGTGCCAATGTGTGTCGAAGAGCAAAATATGCTAGGtacggaaaaaaatatcaacaaatttttaatacttttgccTGATGATGACACGAGGAAAGAAGTTAAAAGCTTATTTGACAGATATACGACCAGTTTAGACCGATGGAATGCATTCTTGAGTTATCATGAACAAACCAAGGGA AAAGGTACTAAGTGGAGACAACACAAGAATTTCATTGATGAAATAATGATTGAATATTGTTATCCTCGACTGGATATAAATGTAACTAAAGGCTTGAACCATTTACTAAAATCACCGTTTTGCGTTCATCCTAAAACTGGTAAAATATCAGTTCCATTTAATCCAAAAGCTGTTGATAAGTTCGATCCGATAACAGTTCCCACCATACACAAAGTTATTGAAGAAATCAATGCTTATGATAATTTAGACAAAACTGTTGAAGGTGATTCCAGTCAGGCCAAAAGGATAAAAGATTACAAGAAAACAAGTTTGAATAAGCCTTTGCatgtatttaatgaatttttacggAAATTAGAACTTGCGAGAACTAAGGAAAATATTGCAGCGGTTGAGTTGatggaattttga
- the LOC123260918 gene encoding soma ferritin-like has protein sequence MSLVRQNFNADCENALNKQINMELHASYVYLSMAFYFDKNDVALQGLHQYFKQASDEEREHAMKFMTYQNKRGGSIVLTDIKSPEKVEWGSAKDAMTAALELEKKVNSSLLELHDLASTHNDANLLDFLESEYLQEQVDAIKEIADHVTNLERVGEGLGVFMFDKSLKE, from the exons ATGAGTCTCGTAaggcaaaattttaatgccgACTGTGAAAATGCACTTAACAAACAAATCAATATGGAATTGCACGCAAGTTATGTCTACTTGTCAATG GCTTTCTATTTTGACAAGAATGATGTAGCTTTGCAAGGATTGCATCAGTATTTTAAACAGGCCTCTGATGAGGAACGTGAACATGCTATGAAATTTATGACATATCAGAATAAACGAGGAGGTTCTATTGTTTTGACTGATATCAAGTCGCCGGAAAAAGTGGAATGGGGTAGTGCTAAAGATGCTATGACAGCAGCTTTGGAGCTCGAGAAGAAAGTCAACTCG AGCCTGCTTGAACTTCATGATCTGGCTTCAACTCACAATGATGCAAATTTACTGGACTTTTTGGAAAGTGAATATTTACAAGAACAAGTTGACGCTATAAAAGAAATCGCTGATCATGTCACAAATCTTGAAAGAGTCGGAGAAGGTTTAGGAGTATTCATGTTTGATAAATCActgaaagaataa
- the LOC123260924 gene encoding soma ferritin-like → MSIIQKILFPKLLTVIPKRTYYIKDRNESNGEIYSSKIPNDCDGQIQKWPSEKRLQFNFHPETETAFNQQIGTEFKAFYNYLSMAAFFGRADVAMPGCQSFFTQMYMEEFEHALQFLSYVNMRGGSVNLFGIPPPNVQNWNCPLYAFKEALKLEIAVTNKLVTANETAERHKDLSASDFIVTGYLENQMKSVNEFEKFITVLSGIGDKTLSRFMFDKDLLDNYVLSKFNVLQNKNKDN, encoded by the exons atgtcaataattcaaaagATACTTTTTCCAAAATTGCTTACTGTTATTCCAAAACGTACTTATTACATAAAAGATAGAAATGAATCGAATGGGGaaatttattcatcaaaaattcCAAATGATTGTGATGGACAAATTCAAAAATGGCCTTCAGAAAAGAGgcttcaatttaattttcatcctGAAACAGAAACAGCTTTTAATCAACAGATCGGTACCGAATTTAAAgctttttacaattatttatctatg GCGGCATTTTTTGGCCGAGCAGATGTAGCAATGCCCGGATgtcaatcattttttactcaaatgtACATGGAGGAGTTTGAACATGCATTGCAATTTTTAAGCTATGTAAACATGAGAGGAGGATCAGTGAATCTATTCGGTATCCCACCTCCCAATGTGCAAAACTGGAATTGTCCACTTTATGCATTCAAa GAAGCTTTAAAACTAGAAATTGctgtaacaaataaactaGTAACTGCAAATGAAACTGCTGAAAGGCACAAAGACTTAAGTGCAAGTGATTTTATTGTCACTGGCTATTTGGAAAATCAAATGAAAAGTGTTAATGaatttgagaaatttataaCCGTTCTTTCTGGTATTGGAGATAAAACTCTGTCAAGATTTATGTTTGATAAAGATTTGTTGGATAATTATgtactttcaaaatttaatgttttacaaaataaaaataaagataattga
- the LOC123260907 gene encoding solute carrier family 35 member E3-like isoform X1, whose protein sequence is MNKQTTVLYLVLNVFFSILIVLLNKWVYYNIGFPNITLSMIHFIVTFIGLIICEKFDVFCIKDVAVKEMLFIAMTFCGFVVLTNLSLAHNTVGTYQIAKMLTTPCVIIIQMSFYNKHFGLPVKLTLIPIVLGVIINFYYDIQFNILGTIYATLGVLVTSLYQVWINQKQKELQMDPMQLLYYQAPLSAFMLLFIVPIVEPIGSTLSHNWSIFDIVMVLFSSVVAFFVNLTSYWIIGKTSPLTYNMVGHCKFCLLLLGGSIVFKESLALNQAIGITLTLGGIISYTHVKMKDNQLTAESQIEEGKPFVHKI, encoded by the exons atgaacaaaCAAACTACGGTATTATATCTAGTacttaatgtatttttttcgatACTAATAGTCTTGTTAAACAAATGGGTGTACTATAACATTGGTTTTCCAAACATAACTCTGTCAATGATACACTTTATAGTGACATTTATTGGGTTGataatatgtgaaaaatttgATGTATTTTGTATAAAAGATGTTGCTGTTAAagaaatgttatttattgCGATGACCTTTTGCGGTTTCGTCGTGCTGACAAATTTGAGTTTGGCCCACAATACAGTTGGGACTTATCAGATTGCTAAAATGTTGACAACTCCATGTGTCATTATCATACAAATGTCATTTTATAACAAACACTTTGGTCTCCCAGTTAAATTAACACTTATTCCAATTGTATTGggagtaattattaatttttattacgatatacaatttaatattctaGGAACTATTTATGCGACTCTTGGAGTACTTGTGACATCGCTTTATCAAgtg TGGAtcaatcaaaaacaaaaagaacTACAAATGGACCCTATGCAACTTTTGTATTATCAAGCTCCTTTATCTGCTTTTATGCTCTTATTTATTGTACCTATTGTTGAACCTATTGGTAGTACCTTGAGCCACAATTGGTCTATTTTTGATATC GTCATGGTTCTGTTTTCTAGTGTCGTAGCATTTTTTGTTAATCTTACGTCTTATTGGATCATTGGAAAAACATCGCCCTTAAC ATACAATATGGTTGGACattgtaaattttgtttattattattaggtgGTTCAATTGTATTTAAAGAATCTCTAGCGTTAAATCAAGCTATTGGAATTACATTAACTTTGGGAGGAATTATTTCTTATACTCATGTGAAG ATGAAAGACAATCAATTGACTGCAGAGTCACAAATTGAAGAAGGAAAGCCTTTTGTgcataaaatataa
- the LOC123260907 gene encoding solute carrier family 35 member E3-like isoform X2 — protein sequence MNKQTTVLYLVLNVFFSILIVLLNKWVYYNIGFPNITLSMIHFIVTFIGLIICEKFDVFCIKDVAVKEMLFIAMTFCGFVVLTNLSLAHNTVGTYQIAKMLTTPCVIIIQMSFYNKHFGLPVKLTLIPIVLGVIINFYYDIQFNILGTIYATLGVLVTSLYQVWINQKQKELQMDPMQLLYYQAPLSAFMLLFIVPIVEPIGSTLSHNWSIFDIVMVLFSSVVAFFVNLTSYWIIGKTSPLTYNMVGHCKFCLLLLGGSIVFKESLALNQAIGITLTLGGIISYTHVKASLNKQFIN from the exons atgaacaaaCAAACTACGGTATTATATCTAGTacttaatgtatttttttcgatACTAATAGTCTTGTTAAACAAATGGGTGTACTATAACATTGGTTTTCCAAACATAACTCTGTCAATGATACACTTTATAGTGACATTTATTGGGTTGataatatgtgaaaaatttgATGTATTTTGTATAAAAGATGTTGCTGTTAAagaaatgttatttattgCGATGACCTTTTGCGGTTTCGTCGTGCTGACAAATTTGAGTTTGGCCCACAATACAGTTGGGACTTATCAGATTGCTAAAATGTTGACAACTCCATGTGTCATTATCATACAAATGTCATTTTATAACAAACACTTTGGTCTCCCAGTTAAATTAACACTTATTCCAATTGTATTGggagtaattattaatttttattacgatatacaatttaatattctaGGAACTATTTATGCGACTCTTGGAGTACTTGTGACATCGCTTTATCAAgtg TGGAtcaatcaaaaacaaaaagaacTACAAATGGACCCTATGCAACTTTTGTATTATCAAGCTCCTTTATCTGCTTTTATGCTCTTATTTATTGTACCTATTGTTGAACCTATTGGTAGTACCTTGAGCCACAATTGGTCTATTTTTGATATC GTCATGGTTCTGTTTTCTAGTGTCGTAGCATTTTTTGTTAATCTTACGTCTTATTGGATCATTGGAAAAACATCGCCCTTAAC ATACAATATGGTTGGACattgtaaattttgtttattattattaggtgGTTCAATTGTATTTAAAGAATCTCTAGCGTTAAATCAAGCTATTGGAATTACATTAACTTTGGGAGGAATTATTTCTTATACTCATGTGAAGGCAAGTTTAAACAAACAATTCATAAATTA A